The Patescibacteria group bacterium genome segment GCGTTGGCCACAATTTCTCGGATAGCTTTTTCAGGATACTCATACCGCTCAACTCGTTTTGTACCCACGATTTGAGCACTTGTCCGTATGTTACGCAATATAAACTTCTGCATCGTATCGATTTGTTCATTTAGCGTTCCATCTATATCCGCTTTATCTATGATATCAGTTGCAACATTTGATCCTTTATATTTTACGCAACGAACAATGTAGCGATTGAAGGATCGTTTGAGTTGTGGCTTCTCCTTTGCAAAAATAAGAAAACCCGCAATAGTTGGAAAGTTCCCGCCATCAAATGTGTCAGCTATGCCAAGATTTTTAAGCAGATCAAAGGCTATTTCCTCAATGCGAGCATCGCGATTTGTCCTTTGCCCCATTCGGGTGAGAAGGTCATACATTTTCTTTTCTGATAGATCGCTAAGTTGGGTATCCGATGCTTGCGTACTATCAAATTTTGAAAGCTTAGCGTTATCAAGAAATCGCAGCATTTCCTCATGCGTAATTTTTCTATCTGTATTGCCATCGCGTACATAAGCACCGTTAGGCATGCCTGTATCCTTGTGATAACACGGTTTGTGTTGGTCAGAACATTCAGAAATATAAATTGCGAGTATCGTCTTTCCGCCTAGAGTCATTGGAAAATATTCTGGACGGATAACAACGCTCATTTGCGTACTCACTACGTTACTCATCTTCTCTTGCAAAACTGCAAGCTCAGTAATTCCAGTGGCTTCCATAGAATTTCTTGACCTGTCTTCTGTAACACCAAAGACAATGAAACCGCCACCGGGACGATGAGAAAAAGCGGAAATGGTTTTCCATGTATCACGAGGAAATCCACCGCGAGCGTCTTTAAACTCAACGCTGGAGGTTTCTGAACCCAATCTTATAGTTTCCTCAATGGTTTGTTTGACCTTTGGTTCGTCCATAAAATGATTTTAGCAAAAATTTAGCATTTTTAACAGACTAGACTAGCGTTCTCTCTGGTACTAATTTTTTATTTTTCGATGTAAGCAATTTTGTAAAACCTAAGCAAAAACCGTCAACCTTTCGGATTCGGAAGTTTCTTTCTGCGGAGGCGGGAGGATTCGAACCTCCGATGCCTTTCAGCATACTCGCTTTCCAAGCGAGCGCACTAGACCACTATGCGACGCCTCCAGCTATGCAATAATAGCAGATTTTTTGGTTGTGGCGAGAGCGTTTTTGCCGCCTTGTTTTTGAGCTTTTTTTATGCAATACTCAAGTCAATGGTCAAGCGCCGTGATTATGTACTGGAAGGCAACCAAGAGATGACCACCCTGATGGTCTTTCTCGATGCATATAATAAAAGCATTCCCACAGGCTTTCCCAAAGTAACTCTCGAAAATCTCAAAGATTTTCAAAAACTCCACCCCATGCTCTTCAAAGACAAGAACGAATGGTCAATCGAAAAGCATCGCAAACGCTTGATGGACTGGCTTCCATCGCATCGCGATTAGCGCAAAAAATCTTACTCAATATAATAAATAATAAAAAAATCGCCGGCATCCCAAGAGGGACGCCGGCTTTGTTGTCTGCACTTCAGCGGAAGTAGCTTCCGATCACGCGACACTCGCCGGGGGCGAGCGGAGTGGAGAGATCTCCAGA includes the following:
- a CDS encoding RNA-binding domain-containing protein yields the protein MDEPKVKQTIEETIRLGSETSSVEFKDARGGFPRDTWKTISAFSHRPGGGFIVFGVTEDRSRNSMEATGITELAVLQEKMSNVVSTQMSVVIRPEYFPMTLGGKTILAIYISECSDQHKPCYHKDTGMPNGAYVRDGNTDRKITHEEMLRFLDNAKLSKFDSTQASDTQLSDLSEKKMYDLLTRMGQRTNRDARIEEIAFDLLKNLGIADTFDGGNFPTIAGFLIFAKEKPQLKRSFNRYIVRCVKYKGSNVATDIIDKADIDGTLNEQIDTMQKFILRNIRTSAQIVGTKRVERYEYPEKAIREIVANA